In Mytilus galloprovincialis chromosome 1, xbMytGall1.hap1.1, whole genome shotgun sequence, the following are encoded in one genomic region:
- the LOC143047396 gene encoding myosin regulatory light chain 12A-like: protein MSRISEQKFQKAATAQSTNVGKRVLKSQKTKGKRAPRYSSNIFAMFEESQIQEFKEAFNMIDQNRDGVIDKEDLTDMLASLGKNPTDNYLDEMMNCAPGPINFTMFLTMFGQKLQGTDPEEVIKNAFACFDEGGKGYIQEERLKELLTTMGERLTTDEVDEILKEGPCSRGHFDYIAFSRILKHGKPSTQ, encoded by the exons ATGAg TAGGATTTCAGAACAGAAGTTTCAAAAAGCAGCGACAGCCCAGTCAACAAATGTTGGGAAAAGAGTCCTCAAAAGTCAAAAGACAAAAGGCAAAAGAGCACCAAGATATAGTTCTAATATTTTTGCAATGTTTGAAGAATCACAGATCCAAGAATTTAAAGAGGCATTCAATATGATTGACCAAAACAGAGACGGTGTGATAGATAAGGAAGATCTTACTGACATGCTGGCATCCTTAG gcAAGAATCCAACAGATAATTATTTGGACGAGATGATGAATTGTGCGCCTGGACCCATCAATTTTACAATGTTCCTTACCATGTTTGGTCAGAAACTCCAAGGAACTGACCCTGAAGAAGTTATAAAAAATGCATTTGCTTGCTTTGATGAGGGAGGAAAAG GATACATTCAAGAAGAACGCCTCAAAGAATTACTCACAACAATGGGCGAACGTTTGACGACAGACGAG GTTGATGAAATATTAAAAGAGGGACCATGTTCGAGAGGACACTTTGATTATATAGCATTCTCGAGAATACTCAAACATGGGAAGCCTAGTACACAATAA
- the LOC143047372 gene encoding transmembrane channel-like protein 3 isoform X2, with protein MLLALSTYIIQLCVERSREVEISHRRDNLEIGFWEQQELTVVMTLIATLFPTFFDIVSIMEKYHPRVNLRWQLARIFGLNLLNLYTLFIALFWKQEDLKKELHTILMEEACNTTESSITMPSTDQFNCSIQTEKLDSSLCWETMIGQEVFKLTVMDLVFVIGTIIIQEFLRGLCVRYFNPVCCWDMEQSFPEYADFHTAENILHLISNQGVVWLGTFFAPGLPLLNLAKLFILLYLRSWSVMVCNVPQEGIFRASRSNNFYYALLLVMLFLSMLPPLFAIVAIEPSPHCGPFSGQKKMFEVISNYIDDELPSSMTAGINYAASPGVIIPLLMLLGMTIYYLLSVNKGLKESNKGLKKELQYERTEGKQKIYAMANVKRDLESGQSQGEKKETKMSGAAYSVIAAKRIAKLLNANKDAVKMKLKPHQPSHDV; from the exons ATGTTGTTAGCCCttagtacatatataatacaattatgtgtTGAACGATCCAGAGAAGTAGAAATAAGCCACAGGAGAGACAACTTAGAAATCGGATTCTGGGAACAACAAGAG CTTACAGTAGTGATGACACTCATAGCAACATTGTTCCCAACTTTCTTTGATATCGTTTCCATCATGGAGAAGTATCACCCAAGAGTAAATCTGCGATGGCAACTTGCAAG AATATTTGGATTGAATCTTTTGAACCTGTATACATTATTTATTGCACTGTTTTGGAAGCAAGAAGATTTG AAAAAGGAATTACATACCATTCTGATGGAGGAAGCATGTAACACAACAGAGTCGTCAATAACTATGCCTTCTACTGATCAATTCAACTGTAGCATTCAGACAGAAAAACTAGATTCTAGTTTATGTTGGGAGACTATGATAGGTCAA GAAGTATTTAAGCTAACAGTAATGGACCTAGTATTTGTTATTGGTACCATTATAATACAAGAATTTCTTAGAGGACTTTGTGTCAGATACTTTAACCCAGTTTGTTGCTGGGACATGGAACAATCATTT CCAGAGTATGCTGATTTTCATACTGCAGAAAATATACTACACTTGATAAGTAACCAGGGTGTTGTATG GTTAGGGACATTTTTCGCGCCAGGTCTGCCATTACTAAACCTGGCAAAATTATTCATCCTACTTTATTTACGTTCCTGGTCTGTGATGGTATGTAATGTTCCACAGGAAGGTATTTTTAGGGCATCACGATCAAACAACTTTTATTATGCATTATTACTAGTCATGTTGTTCTTGTCGATGTTGCCACCATTGTTTGCCATTGTGGCCATAGAACCCTCCCCACACTGTGGACCATTCAG CGGACAGAAGAAAATGTTTGAGGTAATAAGCAATTACATTGATGATGAATTGCCATCTAGCATGACAGCTGGTATTAACTATGCAGCTTCTCCTGGTGTCATTATTCCTTTACTGATGCTTTTGGG AATGACGATTTACTACCTATTAAGTGTAAATAAAGGTCTAAAAGAATCAAACAAGGGGCTAAAGAAAGAATTACAATAT GAAAGGACAGAAGGAAAGCAGAAAATATATGCAATGGCGAATG TGAAAAGAGACTTAGAATCTGGACAATCCCAAGGAGAAAAGAAAGAAACCAAGATGTCTGGTGCAG CATATTCAGTAATTGCAGCAAAGAGAATAGCAAAACTTCTCAACGCTAACAAAGATGCAGTGAAGATGAAATTGAAACCACACCAGCCTAGTCAtgatgtttaa
- the LOC143047372 gene encoding transmembrane channel-like protein 3 isoform X1, whose product MIIGLAGFAFSFIVVLRQMASNSKRSGLSGQEENFTFSRKLFSGWDFTIGHPETSTNKYASIATGFKESILEEKQKSQEQNKKLLTLLRILANIIVLMLLALSTYIIQLCVERSREVEISHRRDNLEIGFWEQQELTVVMTLIATLFPTFFDIVSIMEKYHPRVNLRWQLARIFGLNLLNLYTLFIALFWKQEDLKKELHTILMEEACNTTESSITMPSTDQFNCSIQTEKLDSSLCWETMIGQEVFKLTVMDLVFVIGTIIIQEFLRGLCVRYFNPVCCWDMEQSFPEYADFHTAENILHLISNQGVVWLGTFFAPGLPLLNLAKLFILLYLRSWSVMVCNVPQEGIFRASRSNNFYYALLLVMLFLSMLPPLFAIVAIEPSPHCGPFSGQKKMFEVISNYIDDELPSSMTAGINYAASPGVIIPLLMLLGMTIYYLLSVNKGLKESNKGLKKELQYERTEGKQKIYAMANVKRDLESGQSQGEKKETKMSGAAYSVIAAKRIAKLLNANKDAVKMKLKPHQPSHDV is encoded by the exons ATGATAATAGGATTGGCTGGCTTTGCCTTCAGTTTCATCGTGGTACTTCGGCA aatggcTTCAAATAGCAAAAGAAGCGGATTGTCTGGTCAAGAGGAGAACTTTACATTTTCGAGGAAATTATTTAGTGGTTGGGACTTTACAATTGGACATCCTGAAACCTCCACAAACAAGTATGCTTCAATTGCTACAGGTTTTAAG GAAAGCATTTTAGAGGAGAAGCAAAAGTCACAAGAACAAAATAA aaAACTACTGACACTGTTACGAATATTGGCCAACATAATAGTGTTGATGTTGTTAGCCCttagtacatatataatacaattatgtgtTGAACGATCCAGAGAAGTAGAAATAAGCCACAGGAGAGACAACTTAGAAATCGGATTCTGGGAACAACAAGAG CTTACAGTAGTGATGACACTCATAGCAACATTGTTCCCAACTTTCTTTGATATCGTTTCCATCATGGAGAAGTATCACCCAAGAGTAAATCTGCGATGGCAACTTGCAAG AATATTTGGATTGAATCTTTTGAACCTGTATACATTATTTATTGCACTGTTTTGGAAGCAAGAAGATTTG AAAAAGGAATTACATACCATTCTGATGGAGGAAGCATGTAACACAACAGAGTCGTCAATAACTATGCCTTCTACTGATCAATTCAACTGTAGCATTCAGACAGAAAAACTAGATTCTAGTTTATGTTGGGAGACTATGATAGGTCAA GAAGTATTTAAGCTAACAGTAATGGACCTAGTATTTGTTATTGGTACCATTATAATACAAGAATTTCTTAGAGGACTTTGTGTCAGATACTTTAACCCAGTTTGTTGCTGGGACATGGAACAATCATTT CCAGAGTATGCTGATTTTCATACTGCAGAAAATATACTACACTTGATAAGTAACCAGGGTGTTGTATG GTTAGGGACATTTTTCGCGCCAGGTCTGCCATTACTAAACCTGGCAAAATTATTCATCCTACTTTATTTACGTTCCTGGTCTGTGATGGTATGTAATGTTCCACAGGAAGGTATTTTTAGGGCATCACGATCAAACAACTTTTATTATGCATTATTACTAGTCATGTTGTTCTTGTCGATGTTGCCACCATTGTTTGCCATTGTGGCCATAGAACCCTCCCCACACTGTGGACCATTCAG CGGACAGAAGAAAATGTTTGAGGTAATAAGCAATTACATTGATGATGAATTGCCATCTAGCATGACAGCTGGTATTAACTATGCAGCTTCTCCTGGTGTCATTATTCCTTTACTGATGCTTTTGGG AATGACGATTTACTACCTATTAAGTGTAAATAAAGGTCTAAAAGAATCAAACAAGGGGCTAAAGAAAGAATTACAATAT GAAAGGACAGAAGGAAAGCAGAAAATATATGCAATGGCGAATG TGAAAAGAGACTTAGAATCTGGACAATCCCAAGGAGAAAAGAAAGAAACCAAGATGTCTGGTGCAG CATATTCAGTAATTGCAGCAAAGAGAATAGCAAAACTTCTCAACGCTAACAAAGATGCAGTGAAGATGAAATTGAAACCACACCAGCCTAGTCAtgatgtttaa